Part of the Blastocatellia bacterium genome, GCAGTTGGTTCTTTACTCCCGGCTGGTGGTCATCGGGCTGGGAGTTGTGGCTTATGTTCTGGTCCGTTTCTATCAGACGGTGCTTGAGGCAGCGCTCTTTTCCTACACCATGTACGGGGTGGGCGTCACGCCGGCTTTGCTGGCGGCTTTTTTGTGGAAGCGGGCGAGCATCGCTGGAGGCGTCAGCTCAATTGCCGCAGGGATGGTGCTGACGATCCTGTGGGAGTTCGGCGGCCTGGCCGAGCGAACGGGCATTCAGACGATCTACGCGGCCCTGCTGGCCTCGCTCGTGTGTTTGATCGGAGTCAGCTTGCTCACGCCACCGCCGGCACGATCCCACTGGCAGCCCTTCTTCCCGGCGAAGGAAAATGCCACCTGAGCCCCTGCGGGAATCATTGCCGCGCCTCTGAAGAAACGGCCCTTCCGGCGATCATGCCCGAATGAGCAACTGCCGACAACAACCGTCGCTCGGGAGGGGATGCATCCCCGGAACTTCGGGCGGGGAGCCCCCTTTATGAGGGGCACCCGATCTAAACGTCAGTCTCTGCCGATCTCGGCCAGCACGGTGGCCAGCGAGTGAAAGAGCGCCCGCCCGTCGCAACTGCCCAGAATCTCCTCCGAGGCCCGTTCGGGATGAGGCATGAGGCCGAGGACGTTTCGCTGCCGATTGCAAATTCCCGCGATGTTATCGAACGATCCGTTGGGATTGGCGGCCTCGGTGATGTTCCCCTGAGCGTCGCAATAACGGAAGATGATGCGATCCTCGCGCCGAAGCTCCTCCCAGGTGGCGCGGTCGCAGTAGTAATTCCCCTCGGCATGAGCGATGGGAAGAAGCAGCACCTGCCCCTTCCGGTACATCGTGGTGAAGGGCGTATCGGTGCTCTCGACGCGCACGTGGACAAAGCGACAGATGAACTGAAGGTTTCGATTCCGCATGAGGGCGCCGGGCAGCAGGCCGCTCTCGCAGAGAATCTGAAAGCCGTTGCAGATGCCGATGACGAATCCGCCGCGGGCGGCAAATTCCTTCACCGCCTGCATGACGGGGCTGAAGCGCGCGATGGCACCGGCGCGAAGATAATCTCCATAGGAGAATCCGCCGGGAAGGATAACGGCATCCACATCGCCGAGCGTGGTGGCGCGATGCCA contains:
- the purQ gene encoding phosphoribosylformylglycinamidine synthase subunit PurQ, which translates into the protein MKFGVVVFPGSNCDHDAYHVISKVLGQPVEFIWHRATTLGDVDAVILPGGFSYGDYLRAGAIARFSPVMQAVKEFAARGGFVIGICNGFQILCESGLLPGALMRNRNLQFICRFVHVRVESTDTPFTTMYRKGQVLLLPIAHAEGNYYCDRATWEELRREDRIIFRYCDAQGNITEAANPNGSFDNIAGICNRQRNVLGLMPHPERASEEILGSCDGRALFHSLATVLAEIGRD